From a region of the Chitinophaga caseinilytica genome:
- a CDS encoding sodium:solute symporter family protein, with amino-acid sequence MQLELIDYGIIFLYFVFVVGIGLMLKKRVKTGNDFLMSNRSIPLWITSLAFISANLGAQEVLGMAANGAKYGLYTVHFYWLGAVLAMIFLGVYMMPFYYGSRARSVPEYLKLRFDEKTRTLNAVTFAGMTVFSSGVSLYALAMLMQVMLGWDFDVSIWLAAGIVLVYIFMGGLTSAVYNEVLQFFLIVLGIAPLVFVGMQRAGGWEGIVKNVDDAKLHVWKGLASPATNPMGVDAVSMVFGLGFVLAFGYWCTDFLVVQRAMISRNLNDARRTPVIAAIPKVLMPAIVILPGLVILALQSQFSGFELPLTPSGDVDYNMTLPVLLKQLYPSGMLGVGVTALIASFMSGMAGNVTAFNTVWTFDIYQAHIRRNAPEGHYLLVGRLTTVAGILASVATAYVARGYNSIMDLLQLVFSFVNAPLFATFFLGMFWKRTTGHGAFWGLVAGTLSAALIHGLSVAEGKGGWIAPLHTYLSGTGQAFNIAWMAFLVCGAVTVAVSMFTKARPDDDLKGLVYSLTEKTPDTAKRWYQNPMWLGAVVLAFTLVLNIIFF; translated from the coding sequence ATGCAATTAGAACTGATCGATTACGGGATCATTTTCCTCTATTTCGTTTTTGTGGTCGGCATCGGGTTGATGTTGAAGAAACGGGTGAAAACCGGGAACGATTTCCTCATGAGCAACCGCAGCATTCCGCTGTGGATCACAAGCCTGGCTTTTATTTCCGCCAATCTCGGCGCGCAGGAAGTGCTGGGCATGGCTGCCAACGGCGCCAAGTACGGATTGTACACGGTCCATTTTTACTGGCTGGGCGCGGTGCTGGCCATGATTTTCCTCGGTGTGTACATGATGCCGTTTTATTACGGGAGCCGCGCCAGGAGCGTGCCCGAATACCTGAAGCTCCGCTTCGACGAAAAAACGCGCACGCTGAATGCGGTAACGTTTGCAGGGATGACGGTTTTTTCTTCGGGCGTATCGCTGTACGCGCTGGCCATGCTCATGCAGGTGATGCTCGGATGGGATTTCGACGTGTCTATCTGGCTGGCGGCGGGCATCGTGCTGGTATATATTTTTATGGGAGGATTGACGAGCGCCGTTTACAACGAGGTGCTGCAGTTTTTCCTCATCGTGCTCGGTATTGCGCCGCTGGTGTTCGTGGGCATGCAGCGCGCGGGCGGGTGGGAAGGGATCGTTAAAAATGTGGACGATGCCAAATTGCACGTCTGGAAAGGGCTTGCTTCTCCCGCAACCAACCCCATGGGCGTGGATGCGGTCAGCATGGTGTTTGGCCTGGGTTTCGTGCTGGCGTTCGGATATTGGTGCACGGATTTCCTTGTGGTGCAGCGCGCCATGATCAGCCGCAACCTCAACGATGCGCGCCGCACGCCGGTGATCGCCGCCATCCCGAAAGTGCTGATGCCTGCCATCGTCATCCTGCCCGGCCTGGTCATCCTTGCCCTGCAGTCGCAGTTCTCCGGTTTCGAATTACCGCTAACGCCCTCCGGTGATGTGGATTACAATATGACATTGCCCGTATTGCTGAAGCAGCTTTATCCCAGCGGTATGCTGGGCGTCGGCGTTACGGCGCTCATCGCGTCTTTCATGAGCGGCATGGCCGGCAACGTAACGGCTTTCAACACCGTCTGGACGTTCGACATTTACCAGGCCCACATCCGCCGCAACGCGCCGGAAGGCCATTACCTCCTTGTGGGCAGGCTCACGACGGTAGCGGGGATCCTGGCATCCGTGGCCACGGCGTACGTGGCGCGGGGGTACAACAGCATCATGGACCTGCTGCAACTGGTGTTCAGCTTCGTGAACGCCCCGCTTTTCGCGACGTTTTTCCTCGGCATGTTCTGGAAAAGAACGACCGGTCACGGCGCTTTCTGGGGGCTGGTGGCGGGCACGCTGTCTGCCGCGCTGATCCATGGTTTGTCGGTAGCGGAAGGGAAAGGCGGATGGATCGCCCCGTTGCACACGTATCTTTCCGGGACGGGACAGGCTTTCAACATCGCGTGGATGGCGTTCCTGGTTTGCGGAGCGGTGACGGTGGCGGTGAGCATGTTCACGAAAGCGCGGCCGGATGACGATTTGAAAGGACTGGTGTACAGCCTTACCGAAAAAACGCCGGATACCGCCAAACGCTGGTACCAGAACCCCATGTGGCTGGGGGCCGTGGTGCTGGCTTTCACATTGGTGTTGAATATCATTTTCTTTTAA
- a CDS encoding mandelate racemase/muconate lactonizing enzyme family protein, which yields MKITDVKVWLVEGVKYNWTLLKIYTDTGHTGVGEATNWPGSPIVYHAAKHVGERIIGLDPMKTDFIWTKLYRDLNWMGPYGASLCAISGIDMALLDLKGKALGVPCYELLGGAYRKDILLYANYWFTGGGHNAEDYAAQARKVKDAGFTGLKFDPFAHTNYLYGEDLSSNLTLTPAQQDLAFDVSKAVREAVGPEFDIMIETHAMLNYSVAVKMAQRLSALNITWYEEPAGPESADTLRAMRERIPSNVSICVGERHYTRHGIRPLLEKHVCDILMPDITRCGGPSEMKRMATMMEAYNVLLAPHNPNGPLSTLASAHVCASVPNFFRQEFMFTDVSWRDEIITHPIAGMVSNGHLRLSERPGLGVDLVESEMEKHPGILQPRPGFYV from the coding sequence ATGAAAATAACCGATGTGAAAGTATGGCTGGTGGAAGGTGTGAAGTATAACTGGACGCTGCTGAAGATTTATACCGATACGGGCCACACCGGCGTGGGAGAGGCCACCAACTGGCCCGGGAGCCCCATCGTTTACCATGCCGCAAAACATGTGGGAGAGCGCATCATCGGCCTCGACCCTATGAAGACGGATTTCATCTGGACCAAACTCTACCGCGATCTCAACTGGATGGGCCCCTACGGCGCCAGTCTTTGCGCCATCAGCGGCATCGACATGGCCCTGCTCGACCTGAAAGGCAAAGCCCTCGGCGTGCCCTGCTACGAGCTTCTTGGCGGCGCCTATCGTAAAGATATTCTCCTCTACGCCAACTACTGGTTTACCGGCGGTGGGCATAACGCGGAAGACTATGCCGCGCAGGCGCGCAAGGTGAAAGACGCAGGCTTCACCGGCCTGAAGTTCGACCCGTTCGCCCATACCAACTACCTGTACGGCGAAGATCTTTCATCTAACCTCACGCTGACGCCCGCGCAGCAAGACCTGGCCTTTGATGTCAGCAAAGCCGTCCGCGAAGCCGTGGGGCCTGAGTTCGACATCATGATCGAAACGCATGCCATGCTCAATTACAGCGTGGCCGTGAAAATGGCGCAACGCTTGTCTGCACTGAATATCACCTGGTACGAAGAGCCCGCCGGCCCGGAAAGCGCCGATACGCTCCGGGCCATGCGCGAACGCATCCCATCAAACGTTTCCATATGCGTGGGAGAGCGCCACTATACCCGGCACGGCATTCGTCCACTGCTGGAAAAACACGTTTGCGACATCCTCATGCCCGACATCACCCGCTGCGGTGGCCCTTCGGAAATGAAGCGCATGGCCACCATGATGGAAGCCTACAACGTTTTGCTGGCGCCGCATAATCCCAACGGTCCGCTGTCGACCCTCGCTTCTGCACACGTTTGCGCATCGGTCCCCAATTTCTTCCGGCAGGAATTCATGTTCACCGACGTGTCCTGGCGCGACGAAATCATTACCCATCCTATCGCTGGCATGGTCAGCAACGGGCATCTGCGCCTCAGCGAGCGGCCGGGGCTGGGGGTAGATCTTGTAGAATCGGAAATGGAGAAGCATCCCGGCATTCTCCAGCCCAGACCGGGTTTCTATGTATAA